One segment of Gaiella occulta DNA contains the following:
- a CDS encoding homocysteine S-methyltransferase family protein, translating into MGTVQTTSFTELLAERGVLIADGATGTNYQTMGMEPGVAPEEWLFDAPERVVELHRAFADAGADIVLTCTFGATSLRLVEGPLIGRAREVNLRAAELAREGAGEGRLVAGSMGPTGALIEPYGLLTHDACVEAYAEQALALADGGVDLLVLETLFAVEEAVWALEGARSATDLPVVVSFSFDMGTRTMMGLSPTNAVAAVASSGVAAVGTNCGRSLEDTDVVVAEVLAAAGEIPVWVKPNAGVPKIVGAEVVYEAGPDMLAEHVARYVEQGARIVGGCCGSTPAHVAAIARALGR; encoded by the coding sequence ATGGGCACCGTGCAGACGACGTCGTTCACCGAGCTGCTCGCCGAGCGCGGCGTGCTGATCGCCGACGGTGCGACCGGCACGAACTACCAGACGATGGGCATGGAGCCCGGCGTCGCCCCCGAGGAGTGGTTGTTCGACGCGCCCGAGCGGGTCGTCGAGCTGCATCGCGCGTTCGCGGACGCCGGCGCCGACATCGTCCTCACGTGCACGTTCGGGGCGACGAGCCTGCGGCTCGTCGAGGGCCCGCTGATCGGACGGGCGCGCGAGGTGAACCTGCGCGCCGCCGAGCTCGCGCGGGAGGGGGCGGGCGAGGGACGGCTGGTCGCCGGCTCGATGGGGCCGACCGGGGCGCTGATCGAGCCCTACGGGCTGCTGACGCACGACGCCTGCGTGGAGGCGTACGCGGAGCAGGCTCTGGCCCTGGCGGACGGAGGCGTCGACCTGCTCGTGCTGGAGACGCTGTTCGCGGTCGAGGAGGCCGTCTGGGCGCTCGAGGGGGCGCGGAGCGCGACCGACCTGCCGGTCGTGGTCTCGTTCAGCTTCGACATGGGGACGCGCACCATGATGGGCCTCAGCCCCACGAACGCCGTCGCCGCCGTCGCCTCGTCGGGCGTCGCCGCCGTCGGCACGAACTGCGGCCGCTCGCTCGAGGACACCGACGTCGTCGTCGCCGAGGTGCTCGCCGCGGCCGGAGAGATCCCCGTGTGGGTGAAGCCGAACGCGGGCGTGCCGAAGATCGTGGGCGCGGAGGTCGTCTACGAGGCCGGCCCGGACATGCTCGCCGAGCACGTGGCCCGCTACGTGGAGCAGGGTGCGCGCATCGTCGGCGGCTGCTGCGGCTCGACGCCCGCGCACGTCGCCGCCATCGCCCGCGCGCTCGGGCGCTGA
- a CDS encoding response regulator transcription factor gives MTTVLVVDDEPIVREVVVRYLEREGYETLEADRGDSARELLERRTPDLVVLDVMLPGGDGLELCRWIRSRSELPVILLTARGEEADRIVGLELGADDYVTKPFSPRELAARVRTVLRRARPAAEVSERLAFGDVVIEPGTREVRKAGTEVRLTAREFDLLAFLAGNARRVFGRDQLMSRVWGYEAALDTGTVTVHMRRLREKIEDDPSAPRHLQTVWGVGYRLVP, from the coding sequence ATGACCACCGTCCTCGTCGTCGACGACGAGCCGATCGTGCGCGAGGTCGTCGTGCGCTATCTCGAGCGCGAGGGCTACGAGACGCTCGAGGCCGACCGGGGCGACAGCGCCCGCGAGCTGCTCGAGCGGCGAACGCCCGACCTCGTCGTGCTCGACGTGATGCTGCCCGGCGGCGACGGTCTCGAGCTGTGCCGCTGGATCCGCTCGCGCTCCGAGCTCCCCGTTATCCTGCTCACCGCGCGCGGCGAGGAGGCCGACCGCATCGTGGGGCTCGAGCTCGGCGCAGACGACTACGTGACGAAGCCGTTCTCCCCGCGCGAGCTCGCCGCGCGCGTGCGCACCGTGCTGCGCCGCGCGCGACCGGCCGCCGAGGTGTCGGAGCGGCTGGCGTTCGGCGACGTCGTCATCGAGCCCGGCACGCGCGAGGTGCGAAAGGCCGGGACGGAGGTGAGGCTGACGGCGAGGGAGTTCGACCTGCTCGCCTTCCTCGCGGGCAACGCGCGCCGGGTGTTCGGGCGCGATCAGCTGATGAGCCGCGTGTGGGGATACGAGGCGGCGCTCGACACCGGCACCGTAACCGTGCACATGCGGAGGCTGCGCGAGAAGATCGAGGACGATCCCTCCGCGCCGCGACACCTGCAGACCGTCTGGGGCGTCGGCTACCGCCTCGTGCCGTGA
- a CDS encoding glutathione S-transferase family protein, whose translation MLLYNSAVSGNCYKVRLLAAQLDVPLELHELSVVDRSDRAEVLGGLNPALRVPTLVLDDGRPLAESNAILWYLGDGTRFVPEDRYERAQVLQWQFFEQYVHEPSIAVVRFLVAYSGEAEKHAQRIAERTAHGYVALDAMEAHLTGRSFLVAERYTLADISLYAYTHVAHEGRFDLAPYPAVRAWLDRVASQPGHIPIDA comes from the coding sequence GTGCTCCTCTACAACTCTGCCGTCTCGGGCAACTGCTACAAGGTGCGGCTGCTCGCCGCCCAGCTCGACGTCCCGCTCGAGCTGCACGAGCTGAGCGTCGTCGACCGCTCCGACCGCGCGGAGGTGCTCGGCGGGCTGAACCCGGCATTGCGGGTGCCGACGCTCGTGCTCGACGACGGCCGGCCGCTGGCGGAGTCGAACGCCATCCTCTGGTACCTCGGCGACGGCACGCGCTTCGTGCCCGAGGATCGCTACGAGCGCGCGCAGGTGCTGCAGTGGCAGTTCTTCGAGCAGTACGTGCACGAGCCGTCGATCGCCGTCGTCCGCTTCCTCGTCGCCTATTCGGGCGAGGCCGAAAAGCACGCGCAGCGGATCGCCGAGCGGACTGCGCACGGCTACGTCGCTCTCGACGCGATGGAAGCCCACCTCACAGGGCGATCCTTTCTCGTGGCCGAGCGCTACACCCTGGCCGACATCTCGCTCTACGCCTACACGCACGTCGCCCACGAGGGCCGCTTCGACCTGGCGCCGTATCCCGCCGTGCGGGCGTGGCTCGATCGGGTCGCGAGCCAGCCGGGGCATATTCCGATCGACGCATGA
- a CDS encoding NYN domain-containing protein, which produces MPEPTLYLFDGYNLLHAGGYEDARMLIDRLASFVALRGARGVVVFDGGGEDLDVGALAVRFAANADTLLERLAAEHRGRERVCLVSSDAAVRGTSGQEVRKISSATFLGGLEPIVHDESDASRLRDRVDEATRARLERLRRGLD; this is translated from the coding sequence GTGCCCGAGCCGACGCTCTACCTGTTCGACGGCTACAACCTCCTGCACGCCGGCGGCTACGAGGACGCGCGCATGCTGATCGACCGGCTCGCGAGCTTCGTGGCCCTGCGCGGCGCCCGGGGCGTCGTCGTCTTCGACGGCGGAGGAGAGGATCTCGATGTCGGCGCGCTCGCCGTCCGCTTCGCCGCGAACGCCGACACGCTGCTCGAGCGCCTCGCAGCCGAGCATCGCGGCCGCGAACGCGTCTGCCTCGTCTCCTCCGACGCCGCCGTGCGCGGCACCTCGGGCCAGGAGGTGCGCAAGATCTCGTCGGCGACGTTCCTCGGCGGCCTCGAGCCCATCGTCCACGACGAGAGCGACGCGTCCCGGCTGCGCGACCGCGTCGACGAGGCAACCCGGGCCAGGCTCGAGCGGCTTCGCCGCGGGCTCGACTGA
- a CDS encoding DUF7482 domain-containing protein, with translation MRRIAALLAALAALSLALAVPALAAAGDGSVKTFNRGATLGYYRDQIVSYYDLGPVKLAGGNRVAPIWVFPSNGAAGQRNIIDTVPGQKGYTPLWAVRLVTWKDGVSARVLRSAAAVKKAVASGEATVKATPIVVNCPVL, from the coding sequence ATGAGGCGCATCGCCGCACTGCTCGCCGCTCTCGCCGCGCTCTCGCTCGCCCTCGCCGTCCCGGCGCTGGCGGCGGCAGGGGACGGCTCGGTGAAGACGTTCAACCGCGGGGCGACGCTCGGGTACTACCGCGATCAGATCGTGTCGTACTACGACCTGGGCCCCGTCAAGCTCGCCGGAGGGAACAGGGTCGCCCCGATCTGGGTGTTCCCGAGCAACGGAGCAGCGGGACAGCGCAACATCATCGACACGGTGCCGGGGCAGAAGGGCTACACGCCGCTGTGGGCGGTGCGGCTCGTGACGTGGAAGGACGGCGTCAGCGCGCGCGTGCTCCGCTCCGCCGCGGCCGTGAAGAAGGCCGTCGCGAGCGGGGAGGCGACGGTGAAGGCAACGCCGATCGTCGTCAACTGCCCGGTGCTGTAG
- a CDS encoding HAMP domain-containing sensor histidine kinase, with protein MIGYAAAIAALTLGVGLALAFVLRLLPTVRLQLAGLAALAVCLPLASVLLSGWVMFHMGADVKILAVSTASATVAVVAGLVLAHSIARSLERVRGASSLLAGGDLSVRAPESGPAEVADMAVAFNAMASNLEQLFDARRELVAWASHDLRTPLANMQAMLEALEDGLAEPADYLPALGEQVQALAQLVDDLFELARIDAGALTLELQEGSLAGVVASCLRGVEAEARLRQVNLASEVDASATACFAPDKVERVLLNLLVNALRHTPSDGSVAVSVQPLEDVVRVTVEDTGDGLEDDAQQRMFDRFWRSDRARSHRGAGLGLAIARGLVEAQGGRIWAENRPGGGARVCFTLPAA; from the coding sequence GTGATCGGCTACGCGGCCGCGATCGCGGCGCTGACCCTCGGCGTCGGCCTCGCGCTCGCCTTCGTGCTGCGGCTGCTGCCGACCGTGCGCCTGCAGCTCGCCGGCCTCGCGGCGCTGGCGGTCTGCCTGCCGCTGGCGTCGGTGCTGCTCTCGGGCTGGGTGATGTTCCACATGGGCGCCGACGTCAAGATCCTCGCCGTGTCGACGGCATCGGCGACCGTCGCCGTCGTCGCGGGGCTCGTGCTCGCGCACTCGATCGCGCGCTCGCTGGAGCGCGTCCGCGGCGCCTCGAGCCTACTGGCCGGCGGCGACCTGTCCGTGCGGGCGCCCGAGTCCGGCCCCGCGGAGGTCGCGGACATGGCGGTGGCATTCAACGCGATGGCCTCCAACCTCGAGCAGCTCTTCGACGCGCGCCGCGAGCTCGTCGCCTGGGCGAGCCACGACCTGCGCACACCGCTCGCCAACATGCAGGCGATGCTGGAGGCGCTCGAGGACGGTCTCGCCGAGCCGGCCGACTACCTGCCGGCGCTCGGCGAGCAGGTGCAGGCGCTGGCCCAGCTCGTCGACGACCTGTTCGAGCTCGCCCGCATCGACGCCGGCGCGCTCACGCTGGAGCTGCAGGAAGGGTCGCTCGCCGGCGTCGTCGCCTCGTGCCTGCGCGGCGTCGAGGCGGAAGCCCGGTTGCGGCAGGTCAACCTCGCATCCGAGGTTGACGCATCGGCGACCGCCTGCTTCGCGCCCGACAAGGTGGAGCGCGTCCTGCTCAACCTGCTCGTCAACGCGCTCCGCCACACGCCGTCCGACGGCTCCGTCGCCGTCTCCGTGCAGCCGCTCGAGGACGTCGTCCGGGTCACGGTCGAGGACACCGGCGACGGCCTGGAAGATGACGCGCAGCAGCGGATGTTCGACCGCTTCTGGCGCAGCGACCGGGCGCGCTCCCATCGCGGAGCGGGCCTCGGCCTCGCGATCGCGCGCGGGCTCGTCGAGGCCCAGGGCGGCCGTATCTGGGCCGAGAACCGGCCGGGTGGCGGCGCCAGAGTGTGCTTCACGCTGCCGGCGGCCTGA
- the sigH gene encoding RNA polymerase sporulation sigma factor SigH produces MPARTAAAPKSPQKVQRELEDLQLVIKARNGSQAALDQLMRRYHGFVRLKASSYFLAGGDADDLIQEGMIGLYKAVRDFRHDKETSFRSFAELCVTRQIITAIKTATRFKHAPLNTYVSFSHSPAGQDGEGDCTLGDALPGPSTNDPSICVISTEELQSLVGCLGSSLSSLESDALRLYLDGRSYDDMADELGCDTKTIDNALQRVKRKILAHQASRAVPA; encoded by the coding sequence ATGCCCGCGCGCACAGCCGCCGCACCGAAGTCACCACAGAAGGTTCAACGCGAGCTTGAGGATTTGCAGCTCGTGATCAAGGCGCGCAACGGCAGCCAGGCCGCGCTCGACCAGCTGATGCGCCGCTACCACGGGTTCGTGCGGCTCAAGGCGAGCTCGTACTTCCTTGCCGGCGGCGACGCGGACGACCTCATCCAGGAGGGGATGATCGGCCTCTACAAGGCGGTGCGCGATTTCCGCCACGACAAGGAGACCTCGTTCCGCTCCTTCGCCGAGCTGTGCGTGACGCGGCAGATCATCACGGCGATCAAGACGGCGACGAGGTTCAAGCACGCACCGCTGAACACGTACGTGTCCTTCAGCCACTCGCCCGCCGGGCAGGACGGCGAGGGCGATTGCACGCTCGGCGACGCGCTCCCGGGCCCGAGCACGAACGACCCGTCCATCTGCGTCATCTCCACCGAGGAGCTGCAGAGCCTCGTCGGCTGCCTCGGCTCGAGCCTCTCCTCGCTCGAGTCCGATGCGCTGCGCCTCTACCTCGACGGCCGCTCGTACGACGACATGGCCGACGAGCTCGGGTGCGACACGAAGACGATCGACAACGCGCTCCAGCGCGTGAAGCGCAAGATCCTCGCGCACCAGGCGTCGCGCGCGGTCCCCGCCTGA
- the cysS gene encoding cysteine--tRNA ligase, with amino-acid sequence MTVRLYDTSTRALVALPAPPAPVGMYVCGPTVYQRAHIGNARPFVVFSWLRNWLRERGHAVTFVHNITDVNDKIYEAAPGRSAERALEATRWYLEDIEAFGLGMPDELPRATETIPDIVALVEELVASGHAYEAGGDVYFRVAGFESYGALSGQRPDQVEEQEPNPLKEDPRDFALWKATKEGEDTWWESPWGRGRPGWHIECSAMAEKTLGPEFLIHGGGLDLVFPHHENERAQSLALGRPFARIWMHNGMLRFTGEKMSKSLGNVATIRDVIDEWGRETALLFFLSGHWRKPIDFSAGTMAAARAQVEGLRNALRGARRAEGDWGLFAAALDDDFNTPAALALLHEWARAGALDELRRGLALFGLASLDERPQPPAEVVRLAGERQAARAARDFAEADRLRASIAASGWEVRDVADGFELLPLR; translated from the coding sequence ATGACGGTGCGCCTCTACGACACGTCGACGCGGGCGCTCGTCGCGCTGCCCGCGCCGCCCGCGCCGGTCGGCATGTACGTGTGCGGGCCCACCGTCTACCAGCGCGCCCACATCGGCAACGCGCGCCCTTTCGTCGTCTTCTCGTGGCTGCGCAACTGGCTGCGCGAGCGCGGCCATGCCGTCACGTTCGTCCACAACATCACCGACGTCAACGACAAGATCTACGAGGCCGCGCCGGGCAGAAGCGCCGAGCGCGCCCTGGAGGCGACGCGCTGGTACCTGGAGGACATCGAGGCCTTCGGCCTCGGCATGCCCGACGAGCTCCCGCGTGCGACCGAGACGATCCCCGACATCGTGGCGCTCGTCGAGGAGCTCGTCGCCTCCGGCCATGCCTACGAGGCCGGCGGCGACGTCTACTTCCGTGTCGCCGGCTTCGAGAGCTACGGGGCGCTCTCGGGCCAGCGGCCCGACCAGGTGGAGGAGCAGGAGCCGAACCCGCTCAAGGAGGATCCCCGCGACTTCGCCCTCTGGAAGGCGACCAAAGAGGGGGAGGACACCTGGTGGGAGTCGCCGTGGGGACGCGGCCGGCCCGGGTGGCACATCGAGTGCTCCGCGATGGCCGAGAAGACGCTCGGGCCCGAGTTCCTCATCCACGGCGGCGGCCTCGACCTCGTGTTCCCGCATCACGAGAACGAGCGCGCCCAGTCGCTGGCGCTGGGCCGGCCCTTCGCGCGGATCTGGATGCACAACGGGATGCTGCGCTTCACCGGCGAGAAGATGTCGAAGTCGCTCGGCAACGTGGCGACGATCCGCGACGTGATCGACGAGTGGGGCCGTGAGACGGCGCTCCTCTTCTTCCTCTCCGGGCACTGGCGCAAGCCGATCGACTTCTCGGCCGGGACGATGGCCGCCGCGCGCGCCCAGGTCGAGGGCCTCCGCAACGCCCTGCGCGGCGCGCGGCGCGCCGAGGGCGACTGGGGCCTGTTCGCCGCGGCGCTCGACGACGACTTCAACACCCCGGCGGCGCTCGCGCTGCTGCACGAGTGGGCGCGCGCCGGCGCGCTCGACGAGCTGCGGCGCGGTCTCGCCCTGTTCGGCCTCGCCTCCCTCGACGAGCGGCCGCAGCCTCCCGCCGAGGTCGTCCGCCTCGCCGGCGAGCGGCAGGCGGCACGGGCCGCCCGCGACTTCGCCGAGGCCGACCGGCTTCGCGCCTCGATCGCGGCCTCCGGGTGGGAAGTGCGGGACGTCGCCGACGGCTTCGAGCTCCTGCCGCTCCGGTGA
- the rlmB gene encoding 23S rRNA (guanosine(2251)-2'-O)-methyltransferase RlmB, producing the protein MTRDLVYGRNAVREALRGRREVLELWVSERAAASLDWIAEGPRAQVRKERELTEAAGSPDHQGVVAWAQPYPYADAWELAAGEAPLLACLDQVTDPRNLGAVARSAAGAGADGVIVPAHGSATVTAAVCRASAGAVEHLPIAVVPNLARFLSDIKRPDLWSYTASADAAETMWRTDLTAGVALVFGAEGKGVRPLVRRTCDGAVSIPLADGVESLNVSVAAAVLLYEARRQRS; encoded by the coding sequence GTGACGCGCGACCTCGTCTACGGGCGCAACGCCGTGCGCGAGGCGCTACGGGGGCGGCGGGAGGTGCTGGAGCTGTGGGTGTCCGAGCGGGCGGCCGCGTCGCTCGACTGGATCGCCGAGGGGCCTCGCGCCCAGGTGCGCAAGGAGCGCGAGCTGACCGAGGCTGCGGGCAGCCCCGACCACCAGGGGGTCGTGGCCTGGGCCCAGCCCTATCCGTACGCGGATGCCTGGGAGCTCGCCGCGGGCGAAGCGCCGCTTCTCGCCTGCCTCGACCAGGTCACCGACCCCCGCAATCTCGGCGCCGTCGCCCGTAGCGCGGCCGGAGCGGGCGCCGACGGCGTCATCGTCCCGGCGCACGGGTCGGCAACCGTGACCGCGGCCGTCTGCCGCGCGTCGGCCGGGGCGGTGGAGCACCTTCCGATCGCCGTCGTCCCCAACCTGGCCCGCTTCCTCTCCGACATCAAGCGCCCCGACCTGTGGTCGTATACAGCCTCCGCCGACGCCGCGGAGACGATGTGGCGCACCGACCTCACGGCTGGCGTCGCGCTCGTGTTCGGTGCCGAGGGCAAGGGCGTGCGTCCCCTCGTGCGCAGGACCTGCGACGGGGCGGTGTCGATCCCGCTCGCCGACGGCGTCGAATCGCTGAACGTGAGCGTTGCCGCCGCGGTGCTCCTCTACGAGGCGCGGCGGCAGCGCTCCTGA
- a CDS encoding glutamate--tRNA ligase: MSRGVRVRFAPSPTGSLHLGNALSAVANRAFADAHGGMLVLRIDDTDPARNLPGGETAILDDLAWLGVEWDEGPVRQSERGALYADAVERALAHGAVRDDDGSVRLGGTTLARPDGSATYQLATVADDLDLRITHIVRGSDHRPNEELQRRIARALGGELPEVIHHGLLLGADGRKLSKRAAHASVAQLRAEGIPAAAVRAYLDELDLPRHDVHLDAARLQRLAIDAIDAMPDDDLAAAAGAPVDLARALRGARTLVEARAIARQITAPEAVSLGEEARATMERFAELRAPGPARLDEDAARSIVRELKAVGASLKALRLALTGAERGPELWTVLAALDRDEALARAGAAITPR; encoded by the coding sequence ATGAGCCGGGGCGTCCGCGTCCGCTTCGCGCCGAGCCCCACCGGCTCGCTCCACCTCGGCAACGCGCTCAGCGCCGTCGCGAACCGCGCCTTCGCGGACGCGCACGGCGGCATGCTCGTGCTGCGCATCGACGACACCGATCCGGCGCGCAACCTCCCCGGCGGGGAAACGGCCATCCTCGACGACCTCGCCTGGCTCGGCGTCGAGTGGGACGAGGGGCCGGTGCGCCAGAGCGAGCGCGGCGCCCTCTACGCGGACGCGGTCGAGCGGGCGCTCGCGCACGGCGCCGTGCGCGACGACGACGGCTCCGTGCGGCTCGGCGGCACCACGCTCGCGCGCCCCGACGGCAGCGCCACCTACCAGCTCGCCACCGTCGCCGACGATCTCGATCTGCGCATCACCCACATCGTCAGGGGATCCGACCACCGGCCGAACGAGGAGCTGCAGCGGCGGATCGCGCGGGCGCTCGGCGGCGAGCTCCCCGAGGTGATCCATCACGGCCTGCTGCTCGGCGCGGACGGCCGGAAGCTGTCGAAGCGCGCCGCACACGCGTCGGTCGCGCAACTCCGCGCAGAGGGGATCCCGGCGGCGGCCGTGCGCGCCTACCTCGACGAGCTCGACCTCCCGCGCCACGACGTCCATCTCGATGCGGCGCGGCTGCAGCGGCTCGCGATCGACGCGATCGACGCGATGCCGGACGACGACCTCGCGGCGGCCGCCGGGGCTCCGGTCGATCTCGCCCGCGCCCTCCGGGGCGCGCGCACGCTGGTCGAGGCGCGCGCGATCGCCCGGCAGATCACCGCGCCCGAGGCGGTGAGCCTGGGCGAGGAGGCCCGCGCGACGATGGAGCGGTTCGCCGAGCTGCGCGCTCCGGGGCCGGCGCGGCTCGACGAGGACGCGGCGCGGTCGATCGTCCGCGAGCTCAAGGCCGTCGGCGCGAGCCTGAAGGCGCTGCGGCTGGCCCTCACCGGCGCCGAGCGCGGCCCCGAGCTGTGGACCGTCCTCGCGGCGCTCGACCGCGACGAGGCGCTCGCGCGCGCGGGCGCGGCTATAACACCCCGATGA
- a CDS encoding A/G-specific adenine glycosylase codes for MESLLLIWYGRSSRDLPWRRTKDPYAILVSEVMLQQTQVDRVVPRYLAWLERWPTCEALAAASPAEVIREWQGLGYNRRALALHRAAQAIAADGWPDDLTELPGVGPYTAAAIRSFALGEDVLPRDVNVERVLRRTGHRFGSAAAQALMDLGATICLARVPRCARCPLADRCPSRGTRDEPARKQGRFEGSFRQRRAAALRAVASAPRSLADIDPEAVAALARDGLVVVDGGLVRLPA; via the coding sequence ATGGAGTCGCTGCTCTTGATCTGGTACGGCCGCAGCAGCCGCGATCTGCCGTGGCGGCGGACGAAGGATCCGTACGCGATCCTCGTCAGCGAGGTGATGCTGCAGCAGACGCAGGTCGATCGCGTCGTGCCCCGTTACCTCGCCTGGCTCGAGCGCTGGCCGACGTGCGAGGCCCTGGCGGCCGCCTCTCCCGCCGAGGTGATCCGCGAGTGGCAGGGGCTCGGCTACAACCGCCGCGCCCTCGCCCTCCATCGCGCCGCGCAGGCGATCGCCGCCGACGGCTGGCCGGACGACCTGACGGAACTGCCCGGCGTCGGGCCGTACACGGCGGCGGCGATCCGCAGCTTCGCGCTCGGCGAGGACGTGCTGCCGCGCGACGTCAACGTCGAGCGCGTGCTGCGGCGCACGGGGCACCGCTTCGGCAGCGCCGCGGCGCAGGCGCTGATGGATCTCGGCGCGACGATCTGCCTCGCCCGCGTGCCGCGCTGCGCGCGCTGCCCGCTCGCGGATCGCTGCCCGTCGCGCGGCACCCGCGACGAGCCGGCACGCAAGCAGGGACGCTTCGAAGGGTCGTTCCGGCAGCGCCGCGCCGCCGCACTGCGCGCGGTCGCATCCGCGCCTCGCAGCCTCGCGGACATCGACCCCGAGGCCGTCGCGGCGCTCGCGCGCGACGGCCTCGTCGTCGTCGACGGCGGCCTCGTGCGCCTCCCCGCCTGA
- a CDS encoding cupin domain-containing protein, with amino-acid sequence MGYEPSPRPTFDQPTALPFADVARHTWGDAEAGLVDDWIYVSSGLLHTIVFGMEPGGCFRHSGDFRTVFGADEVLHVLQGTFVLANPETGEVVRLETGDSVFFRKNTWHHGFSFGAEPVRVLEFFAPPPSTGASGPYARTRPYLPEGKWAYGDDALIGALPGAHRADGGTLHPIRAADRTHRLEGDALVGIVASTEHLTVTTVRLVPGSSSDSVARGGDVLVFVEDGKLAVHAEWNGARSTMELGRWDAAYLPFGTTYRLQGEGTGPVDAVVGVAPSYARSA; translated from the coding sequence ATGGGATATGAACCGTCGCCGCGCCCGACGTTCGACCAGCCGACGGCGCTGCCGTTCGCGGACGTCGCGCGGCACACGTGGGGTGACGCCGAAGCCGGTCTCGTGGACGACTGGATCTACGTGTCGAGCGGCCTCCTTCACACGATCGTGTTCGGGATGGAGCCTGGTGGGTGCTTTCGCCACTCGGGGGACTTCCGAACGGTGTTCGGCGCGGATGAGGTTCTCCACGTGCTCCAGGGCACGTTCGTGCTGGCGAACCCCGAGACGGGCGAGGTAGTCCGTCTCGAGACGGGCGACAGCGTGTTCTTTCGGAAGAACACCTGGCATCACGGCTTCTCCTTCGGCGCGGAGCCCGTGCGCGTGCTCGAGTTCTTCGCGCCGCCTCCGTCGACCGGTGCGTCGGGTCCGTATGCGCGGACGAGGCCGTATCTTCCTGAGGGCAAGTGGGCGTACGGCGACGACGCTCTGATCGGCGCTTTGCCAGGCGCGCATCGAGCCGACGGCGGAACGCTCCATCCGATCAGAGCGGCCGACCGCACCCACCGGCTAGAGGGTGACGCGCTCGTCGGCATCGTCGCCAGTACCGAGCACCTCACCGTCACGACGGTGAGGCTCGTTCCCGGGTCATCGAGCGATTCCGTGGCCCGCGGGGGAGACGTCCTGGTCTTCGTCGAGGACGGGAAGCTCGCCGTGCACGCCGAGTGGAACGGTGCCCGGAGTACGATGGAGCTCGGACGCTGGGATGCCGCGTACCTGCCCTTCGGCACCACGTACCGGCTTCAGGGTGAGGGCACGGGACCGGTCGATGCGGTTGTCGGCGTCGCCCCGTCGTACGCTCGCTCTGCCTGA